In Streptomyces canus, one DNA window encodes the following:
- a CDS encoding DUF6584 family protein, producing the protein MPLRETLARVDADLTAGRVPVARQRLRGLVSSFPYDLTLRRRLAEVYRLYGDSAEAGRWMYLEEDRNADETAAFEARYGSPRWRMKALAWCGPEAMAATSFAERQLVAVRTACAEELGHSVDWDDPAAYRDGLEEKYEEAPSGPWTVGGVLAGVGCLVGVLAFLAIWVNGVVALFD; encoded by the coding sequence ATGCCTCTGAGAGAGACCCTTGCCCGAGTCGATGCGGACCTGACCGCCGGCCGGGTTCCTGTCGCGCGCCAGCGTTTGCGCGGTCTCGTCTCGTCCTTTCCATACGACCTGACGCTCCGTCGGCGTCTGGCTGAGGTGTACCGGCTCTATGGCGACTCCGCCGAGGCCGGACGTTGGATGTACCTCGAAGAGGACCGCAATGCCGACGAGACCGCCGCCTTCGAGGCGCGGTACGGGTCCCCCCGGTGGCGCATGAAGGCTCTCGCCTGGTGTGGCCCCGAGGCGATGGCTGCCACCTCCTTCGCGGAGCGGCAACTGGTCGCGGTGCGGACCGCCTGCGCCGAGGAACTGGGGCACTCCGTCGACTGGGACGACCCCGCCGCCTACCGGGACGGTCTCGAGGAGAAGTACGAGGAAGCGCCCTCCGGACCGTGGACGGTCGGCGGTGTGCTGGCGGGCGTCGGCTGCCTGGTTGGGGTTCTTGCGTTCCTCGCAATCTGGGTGAATGGAGTTGTTGCCCTCTTTGACTGA
- a CDS encoding MFS transporter produces the protein MTAPSTAPAPPSRGSRWIQQWDPEDETFWKETGEKVAKRNLLFSVLSEHIGFSIWTLWSVLVLFMGPEYGLTPADKFMLTSMVTLVGAVVRVPYTFAVAIFGGRNWTIISASLLLIPSIAAFAVMKPGTSFNTFLVVGLLAGIGGGNFASSMTNINAFFPLKKKGWALGLNAGGGNIGVAAIQLVALAVIGANAGPRVLLGIYIPLIAVAAVLAALFMDNIASVKNDTGAAKDAARDGHTWIMSFLYIGTFGSFIGYSFAFGQVLTNQFGRTPLQATYLTFIGPLLGSLIRPVGGWLADKYGGAKITLWNYVAMGAATAVLVVASMQKSLPLFVVAFVVLFSLTGIGNGSTFKMIPGIFQTKAVAKGLEGEEAVLYGRRLSGASMGLIGAAGALGGVGINLAFRQSFLSYGSGTGAFVAFLVYYAVCFAVTWAVYLRRTAAQGQAATASEAKPQLSYAEV, from the coding sequence ATGACAGCCCCTAGTACAGCCCCCGCACCCCCGAGCAGGGGCAGCCGCTGGATCCAGCAGTGGGATCCCGAGGACGAGACCTTCTGGAAGGAGACCGGCGAGAAGGTCGCCAAGCGGAACCTGCTCTTCTCCGTTCTCTCCGAGCACATCGGGTTCTCGATCTGGACCCTGTGGTCGGTGCTCGTGCTCTTCATGGGCCCGGAGTACGGCCTCACCCCGGCCGACAAGTTCATGCTGACCTCCATGGTCACCCTGGTCGGAGCCGTCGTCCGGGTGCCCTACACCTTCGCCGTGGCGATCTTCGGCGGGCGGAACTGGACGATCATCTCGGCCAGCCTGCTCCTCATCCCGAGCATCGCCGCGTTCGCCGTGATGAAGCCGGGGACCTCGTTCAACACCTTCCTGGTGGTCGGTCTGCTGGCCGGTATCGGCGGCGGCAACTTCGCCTCCTCCATGACTAACATCAACGCCTTCTTCCCGCTGAAGAAGAAGGGTTGGGCGCTCGGTCTGAACGCCGGCGGCGGAAACATCGGTGTGGCCGCGATCCAGCTGGTGGCCCTGGCCGTCATCGGCGCCAACGCAGGCCCGCGCGTGCTGCTCGGGATCTACATCCCGCTCATCGCTGTAGCCGCAGTCCTCGCCGCCCTCTTCATGGACAACATCGCGTCCGTGAAGAACGACACCGGTGCTGCCAAGGACGCCGCGCGGGACGGCCACACCTGGATCATGTCCTTCCTCTACATCGGCACGTTCGGCTCGTTCATCGGCTACAGCTTCGCCTTCGGGCAGGTGCTGACGAACCAGTTCGGCCGTACGCCGCTGCAGGCCACGTACCTCACCTTCATCGGACCGCTGCTCGGCTCCCTGATCCGGCCCGTGGGCGGCTGGCTCGCCGACAAGTACGGCGGCGCGAAGATCACCCTCTGGAACTACGTCGCCATGGGTGCCGCCACCGCCGTCCTGGTCGTCGCCAGCATGCAGAAGTCGCTGCCCCTGTTCGTCGTCGCCTTCGTCGTGCTGTTCTCGCTCACCGGCATCGGCAACGGATCGACGTTCAAGATGATCCCCGGCATCTTCCAGACGAAGGCCGTCGCCAAGGGGCTCGAAGGGGAGGAGGCCGTACTGTACGGCCGTCGCCTCTCCGGCGCCTCCATGGGGCTCATCGGCGCGGCGGGAGCACTCGGCGGCGTCGGCATCAACCTCGCCTTCCGTCAGTCCTTCCTCTCCTACGGCTCCGGTACCGGAGCGTTCGTCGCCTTCCTGGTCTACTACGCCGTCTGCTTCGCGGTCACCTGGGCCGTATACCTTCGCCGCACGGCCGCCCAGGGCCAGGCTGCGACCGCCTCTGAGGCGAAGCCGCAGCTCAGCTACGCCGAGGTGTGA
- a CDS encoding acyltransferase family protein: protein MTQEYTAGRRGVVAAPKAPGRDRYLDLLRSLALVRVVLYHLFGWAWLTVLFPSMGVMFALAGSLMARSLNRPTLSVIRGRIRRLLPPLWAFSAVVLPLMFLGGWKLSEDPDHSGTWGLLELVNYVIPIGAPPYPWEVGFPKDLLESTWADQAVGPLWYLRAYLWFVLASPLLLWAFRKVPWATLLAPLALTAVVGTGLVTIPGELGNAVTDFAVYGSCWVLGFAHHEGVLAKVPRYLAVSGSVLVMAFALWWASGHLGPEGWDLNDIPLAQAAWSFGFVVILLQYSPSWQELPGRLARWDKLVTLSNNRAVTIYLWHNLLIMATVPIIDLAYRLPFMQSDRAVEALDATDMLWMFFLVWPLIGLAILAFGWIEDLAAKRRPRLWPNGSRRGRVGPAETVRQGS, encoded by the coding sequence GGTCCTCTACCACCTGTTCGGCTGGGCGTGGTTGACCGTGCTGTTCCCGTCGATGGGCGTGATGTTCGCGCTCGCGGGGTCACTGATGGCGCGCTCGCTGAACAGGCCGACGCTGAGCGTGATCAGGGGCAGGATCCGCAGACTCCTGCCTCCGCTCTGGGCGTTCAGCGCGGTGGTGCTGCCGCTGATGTTCCTGGGCGGCTGGAAGCTCTCGGAGGACCCGGACCACAGCGGCACCTGGGGCCTGCTGGAGCTGGTCAACTACGTCATCCCGATCGGGGCGCCGCCGTACCCCTGGGAGGTCGGCTTCCCGAAGGACCTGCTGGAAAGTACGTGGGCGGATCAGGCGGTGGGCCCGCTGTGGTACCTCCGCGCGTATCTGTGGTTCGTGTTGGCCTCCCCGCTGCTGCTGTGGGCGTTCCGCAAGGTGCCGTGGGCGACACTGCTGGCACCGTTGGCCCTGACGGCCGTGGTGGGCACGGGACTGGTGACGATCCCCGGCGAACTGGGCAACGCGGTCACCGACTTCGCGGTCTACGGCAGCTGCTGGGTCCTCGGTTTCGCGCACCACGAGGGCGTGCTGGCGAAGGTCCCGCGCTACCTCGCCGTCTCCGGTTCGGTCCTGGTGATGGCCTTCGCCCTGTGGTGGGCGTCCGGCCATCTGGGCCCCGAGGGCTGGGACCTGAACGACATCCCGCTGGCCCAGGCGGCCTGGTCCTTCGGTTTCGTGGTGATCCTGCTCCAGTACTCGCCGTCCTGGCAGGAGCTGCCGGGCCGGCTGGCCCGCTGGGACAAACTGGTGACCCTCTCCAACAACCGGGCCGTCACCATCTACCTCTGGCACAACCTGCTGATCATGGCCACGGTCCCGATCATCGACCTGGCCTACCGCCTCCCCTTCATGCAGAGCGACCGCGCGGTCGAGGCGCTCGACGCGACGGACATGCTCTGGATGTTCTTCCTGGTCTGGCCGCTGATCGGGCTCGCGATCCTGGCGTTCGGGTGGATCGAGGACTTGGCGGCGAAGCGCAGGCCGAGGCTGTGGCCGAACGGTTCACGACGGGGTCGGGTCGGGCCCGCGGAGACCGTCCGACAAGGGTCCTGA
- a CDS encoding uroporphyrinogen-III synthase, with amino-acid sequence MYDEQQAAEQHGPLAGFTVGVTAARRADELGALLQRRGAAVLHAPALRIVPLSDDSELLAATKDLIDQAPDVVIATTAIGFRGWVEAADGWGLGEALLDRLREVELLARGPKVKGSIRAAGLTEDWSPSSESMAEVLDRLLEEGVEGRRVAIQLHGEPLPGFVEALRAAGAEVVGVPVYRWMPPEDIGPMDRLLDAAVSRGLDAVTFTSAPAAASLLSRAEDRSLLPELLAALHHDVLPACVGPVTALPLQARGVDTVSPERFRLGPLVQLLCQELPGRARSLPIAGHRVEIRGHAVLVDGVLRPVPPAGMSLLRALSRRPGWVVSRAELLRALPGAGRDEHAVETAMARLRTALGAPKLIQTVVKRGYRLALDPAADTKYADV; translated from the coding sequence ATGTACGACGAACAGCAGGCAGCAGAGCAACACGGCCCCCTCGCGGGGTTCACCGTGGGAGTCACGGCCGCGCGCCGAGCAGACGAACTCGGTGCGCTGCTCCAGCGCCGTGGGGCCGCCGTACTGCACGCGCCGGCCCTGCGGATCGTGCCTCTCTCCGACGACAGTGAACTGCTGGCGGCGACGAAGGATCTGATCGACCAGGCGCCCGATGTCGTGATCGCCACGACCGCCATCGGTTTCCGGGGGTGGGTCGAGGCCGCCGACGGATGGGGGCTCGGTGAGGCGCTCCTCGACCGGCTGCGCGAGGTGGAACTGCTCGCGCGCGGGCCGAAGGTCAAGGGGTCCATCCGGGCCGCCGGGCTGACGGAGGACTGGTCGCCGTCGTCCGAGTCCATGGCCGAGGTACTGGACCGGCTGCTGGAGGAGGGTGTCGAGGGACGCCGGGTCGCCATTCAGCTGCACGGGGAGCCGTTGCCCGGGTTCGTGGAGGCTTTGCGGGCCGCGGGCGCGGAGGTCGTGGGGGTGCCGGTGTACCGGTGGATGCCTCCGGAGGACATCGGGCCGATGGACCGGCTGCTGGACGCGGCCGTCTCGCGGGGGCTGGACGCGGTGACCTTCACGAGCGCGCCCGCCGCGGCTTCCCTTCTCTCCCGGGCCGAGGACCGGAGTCTGCTTCCGGAGCTGCTCGCCGCTCTCCACCACGATGTGCTGCCGGCGTGTGTCGGGCCGGTGACCGCGTTGCCGTTGCAGGCGCGGGGGGTGGACACGGTGTCGCCCGAGCGCTTCCGGCTCGGGCCGCTCGTGCAGTTGCTGTGCCAGGAGCTTCCCGGGCGGGCCCGGTCGTTGCCCATCGCCGGCCACCGGGTGGAGATCCGGGGGCACGCGGTGCTGGTCGACGGGGTGCTGCGGCCGGTGCCGCCGGCGGGGATGTCCCTGCTGCGGGCGCTGTCCCGGCGGCCCGGCTGGGTGGTCTCGCGCGCGGAGCTGCTGCGGGCGCTGCCGGGTGCCGGGCGGGACGAGCACGCGGTGGAGACGGCGATGGCCCGTCTCCGTACGGCCCTGGGGGCGCCGAAGCTGATCCAGACGGTGGTGAAGCGGGGATACCGGCTGGCACTGGACCCGGCCGCCGACACCAAGTACGCGGACGTCTAG
- a CDS encoding ATP-binding protein: protein MVTVALPDTWVYALRLPHDPRAARVARTTVRAALKGHGMAHVLDPVELLTSELVTNAYLHTKGPASLRLTALGEGRLRVGVWDSHSYIPAPFAKPPGDRVPPGSVGAVGGRGLFLVQEFADAWGGWSLGDGLLDRGAGKLLWFEVGRGDRFGEKR, encoded by the coding sequence ATGGTCACCGTAGCCCTGCCCGACACGTGGGTGTACGCCCTTCGCCTGCCACATGACCCCAGAGCCGCACGTGTCGCACGTACGACCGTGCGGGCCGCGCTGAAGGGGCACGGCATGGCCCATGTCCTCGACCCCGTGGAGCTGTTGACGTCCGAACTTGTCACCAACGCCTACCTGCACACCAAGGGACCCGCCTCGTTGAGGTTGACCGCCCTCGGCGAGGGGCGGCTGCGGGTCGGGGTTTGGGACAGCCACTCCTACATTCCGGCGCCCTTCGCCAAACCGCCCGGTGACCGAGTTCCGCCCGGCTCGGTGGGTGCTGTCGGTGGGCGCGGGTTGTTCCTCGTCCAGGAGTTCGCCGATGCGTGGGGTGGCTGGTCGCTCGGGGACGGGCTTCTCGACCGGGGTGCGGGGAAGCTGCTGTGGTTCGAGGTGGGCCGGGGCGACCGGTTCGGTGAGAAGCGTTGA
- a CDS encoding sigma-70 family RNA polymerase sigma factor, with protein MSQPSEPDEELMRALYREHAGPLLAYVLRLVAGDRQRAEDVVQETLIRAWKNAGQLNRATGSVRPWLVTVARRIVIDGHRSRQARPQEVDPSPLEVIPAEDEIDKALWLMTLSDALDDLTPAHREVLVETYFKGRTVNEAAETLGIPSGTVRSRVFYALRSMKLALEERGVTA; from the coding sequence ATGTCCCAGCCCTCGGAACCTGATGAGGAGCTGATGCGTGCCCTGTACAGGGAGCACGCCGGGCCTCTCCTTGCGTATGTCCTTCGGTTGGTTGCGGGAGACCGCCAGAGAGCCGAGGACGTGGTGCAGGAGACGCTCATCCGTGCCTGGAAGAACGCCGGACAGCTCAATCGAGCGACCGGATCGGTACGCCCCTGGCTGGTGACGGTCGCCCGGCGCATCGTCATCGACGGCCACCGCAGTCGGCAGGCCCGGCCGCAGGAGGTCGATCCGTCGCCGCTGGAGGTCATCCCCGCGGAGGACGAGATCGACAAGGCGCTGTGGTTGATGACGCTGTCGGATGCGTTGGACGACCTGACCCCCGCCCACCGGGAGGTACTCGTCGAGACGTATTTCAAGGGGCGTACCGTCAACGAGGCGGCCGAGACCCTGGGCATTCCCAGCGGAACCGTCCGCTCTCGGGTGTTCTACGCCCTGCGGTCGATGAAGCTCGCACTGGAGGAGCGGGGGGTGACGGCGTGA
- a CDS encoding nucleotidyl transferase AbiEii/AbiGii toxin family protein, with the protein MKLPPLHRRLLADALDAGADYELALAGGYAVQAHGLVARPSQDLDFATRHLASMTDIVPRLADGLRGKGWAVAVVDVRPLKARLLVTDPESREACEVDLLKEALARQPVLMDVGPVVDLEDLVVMKVRALGDRGLPRDVIDVHAACRYYSVIELEALGARDEGDFDLVELRDRLESVVWVSDEEFAAYGLSLDDIAELRRWALEWESDLGLRILEDYDDPEDDPEDADG; encoded by the coding sequence ATGAAGCTGCCCCCGCTGCATCGCCGACTGCTGGCGGACGCCTTGGATGCCGGTGCGGATTACGAGCTCGCCCTCGCCGGCGGCTATGCCGTACAGGCTCATGGCCTGGTCGCTCGTCCCAGTCAGGATCTGGACTTCGCTACTCGGCACCTTGCGTCGATGACCGACATCGTCCCGCGCCTTGCGGATGGCCTGCGGGGGAAGGGCTGGGCGGTCGCGGTTGTCGATGTCAGGCCGCTCAAGGCACGGCTCCTCGTCACGGATCCGGAGAGCCGGGAGGCTTGTGAAGTAGACCTTCTCAAAGAGGCCTTGGCTCGTCAGCCGGTACTCATGGACGTCGGCCCCGTGGTCGATCTCGAGGACCTGGTGGTCATGAAGGTACGCGCCCTCGGCGATCGCGGTCTTCCGCGTGACGTGATCGACGTCCACGCGGCCTGCCGGTACTACTCCGTGATCGAGCTGGAGGCGCTGGGCGCGCGGGACGAGGGCGACTTCGACCTCGTCGAGCTGCGCGACCGGCTGGAGAGCGTCGTATGGGTGAGTGACGAGGAGTTCGCGGCCTATGGGCTCAGCCTCGATGACATCGCTGAGCTGCGACGATGGGCCCTGGAGTGGGAGTCCGACCTCGGGCTGCGGATCCTCGAGGACTACGACGATCCGGAGGACGACCCCGAGGACGCCGACGGCTGA
- a CDS encoding DUF397 domain-containing protein: MRNPPVQPIHWQKSTYSGDGSNCLEIAATPAFIHIRDSKIAEGPQLAFEPSVWRLFIFHAAADRRPHRPPAGQPSLGV; this comes from the coding sequence GTGAGGAACCCACCTGTGCAGCCCATCCACTGGCAGAAGTCCACGTACAGCGGCGACGGCTCGAACTGCCTTGAGATAGCCGCGACCCCGGCCTTCATCCACATCCGCGACTCAAAGATCGCAGAAGGCCCTCAACTCGCCTTCGAGCCCTCCGTCTGGCGTCTCTTCATTTTCCATGCGGCAGCAGACAGACGCCCCCACCGGCCCCCAGCAGGGCAGCCAAGCCTGGGAGTCTGA
- a CDS encoding class I SAM-dependent DNA methyltransferase, protein MNPDGWLADTRSSYDTVAVSYAEQLREALGGLPYLQAALGLFADAVAEAGGGPVADLGCGPGHVTAHLHSLGVDAFGIDLAPGMVDVARNDHPALRFEVGSMTDLNLADESIAGALAFWSLIHVPDSEVPKVLDALSRALRPGAPLLIGFHVGDGSRLKTQGYGGHPMKVYIHRRRPAQVSAWLRESGFTVETEMLLDPESSAPGAILFARRRS, encoded by the coding sequence ATGAACCCTGACGGCTGGTTGGCGGACACCCGCTCCTCTTACGACACGGTCGCGGTGAGCTACGCGGAGCAACTGCGCGAGGCCCTGGGCGGCTTGCCGTACCTCCAGGCGGCGCTGGGCCTGTTCGCCGACGCGGTCGCTGAGGCAGGTGGCGGGCCGGTGGCGGACCTGGGATGCGGACCGGGACACGTCACAGCCCATCTGCACAGCCTGGGCGTCGACGCCTTCGGCATCGACCTCGCCCCGGGAATGGTCGACGTGGCTCGAAACGATCACCCTGCCCTCCGGTTCGAGGTGGGCTCGATGACGGATCTCAACCTTGCTGACGAGTCGATCGCCGGTGCACTCGCGTTCTGGTCGTTGATTCACGTCCCCGACAGCGAGGTCCCCAAGGTCCTCGATGCCCTCAGCCGGGCACTGCGCCCCGGCGCACCACTGCTGATCGGCTTTCACGTGGGCGACGGGTCGCGGCTGAAGACGCAGGGCTACGGTGGCCACCCGATGAAGGTCTACATCCACCGCCGCCGCCCCGCCCAGGTGAGCGCCTGGCTGCGCGAGTCCGGGTTCACGGTCGAGACCGAGATGCTGCTCGATCCCGAGAGCAGTGCTCCAGGAGCGATCCTCTTCGCACGTCGTCGTTCGTAG
- a CDS encoding helix-turn-helix domain-containing protein produces MPPTNSPTLRQRRLGAELRKLRERTGLTATGAAEQLGVNQARVSMIETGRTPISAERVRSMAHAYDCFDEQLIEALAAMTGRRTRGWWEEYRDHVPVALVDLAELEHHAAALRVALMFHIPALLQTTDHARALFQAVVPPMRQYEIEHRLTHRLKRQGVLHRQDPPRYTAIVHEAALRMGFGGPVVARGQLKHLADISELPHVDLRVIPFGAAHFPTTGQSFDYVEGPVPQLDTVQLDSHHGACEFLDAEAQLSKYRAVLDGMESCALPSTESRDFIHHLIQDL; encoded by the coding sequence GTGCCGCCCACCAACAGCCCCACGCTCAGGCAGCGGAGGCTGGGCGCAGAGCTGCGCAAACTCCGCGAGCGAACCGGGCTCACCGCGACCGGCGCCGCCGAACAGCTGGGCGTCAACCAGGCGCGCGTCAGCATGATCGAGACGGGCCGCACACCGATTAGCGCCGAGCGTGTGCGCTCCATGGCCCACGCCTACGACTGCTTCGACGAACAGCTCATCGAGGCGCTCGCGGCGATGACAGGCCGGCGCACACGCGGCTGGTGGGAGGAGTACCGCGACCACGTTCCGGTGGCCCTGGTCGACCTGGCGGAGTTGGAGCACCACGCCGCCGCATTACGTGTGGCCCTCATGTTCCACATCCCAGCACTGCTCCAGACCACGGACCACGCCCGGGCCCTCTTCCAGGCAGTGGTGCCACCCATGCGGCAGTACGAGATCGAGCACCGCCTCACCCACCGCCTCAAACGGCAAGGCGTGCTGCACAGGCAGGACCCGCCCCGGTACACGGCGATCGTTCACGAGGCGGCGCTCCGCATGGGCTTCGGCGGCCCCGTCGTGGCCCGCGGCCAGCTCAAGCACCTGGCCGACATCAGCGAACTGCCGCACGTCGACCTGCGCGTGATCCCGTTCGGGGCGGCCCACTTCCCCACCACGGGCCAGTCCTTCGACTACGTCGAGGGACCCGTACCGCAACTCGACACCGTCCAGCTGGACTCGCACCACGGAGCATGCGAGTTCCTCGACGCGGAGGCGCAGTTGAGCAAGTACCGGGCCGTGCTGGACGGCATGGAATCCTGCGCGCTCCCGTCCACCGAGTCACGCGACTTCATCCACCACCTCATCCAGGATCTGTGA
- a CDS encoding ISAzo13 family transposase translates to MRIPDEVRTQLTTKFAVLFPHLDERQRRLLMAAEARVLGHGGVRAVARAASVSETTVRKGVFELEAGDEPLGRVRRPGGGRKRVADLDPGLRPDLLSLVEPDERGDPMSPLRWTVKSTRTLARELARTGHKVSADTVADLLREEGFSLQANAKTIEGSQHPDRDAQFRYLNEQARDHRDAGQPVISVDTKKKELVGDFKNNGRQWRPTGEPEPVNVHDFADPQLGKAVPYGIYDLTANTGWVNVGTDHDTAAFAVESIRRWWSGQGRAAYPQATRLLITADAGGSNGYRTRAWKLELARLAAETGLTITVCHLPPGTSKWNKIEHRLFSHITMNWRGRPLTSHEVIVQSIAATTTRTGLRVMAELDTNLYPTGVQIGDAEMAALPLTRHAFHGDWNYALHPRPCPAIPAPRAPQRPAPAWDHALLSDPALTGMSRQQLSDLTDTLALDGDVKRGRPPRLTFPDQVLAAVLHLRVALAAEPLAVLFDSSRTAMHRTLLKIRRLFDAHGISVPPATTPPAALAPLHAQVITLTNDPNSKIKTPC, encoded by the coding sequence ATGCGCATCCCGGACGAGGTCCGTACCCAACTCACCACGAAGTTCGCGGTGTTGTTCCCGCATCTGGATGAGCGGCAGCGACGGCTGCTGATGGCCGCGGAGGCCCGTGTTCTGGGACACGGTGGTGTTCGGGCCGTCGCGCGGGCGGCCTCGGTGAGTGAGACCACGGTCCGCAAGGGCGTGTTCGAGCTGGAGGCCGGCGACGAGCCGCTGGGGCGGGTGCGGCGGCCGGGCGGGGGCCGTAAGAGGGTCGCAGATCTCGATCCGGGGCTGCGGCCGGACCTGCTGTCGCTGGTCGAGCCGGACGAGCGCGGTGATCCGATGTCGCCTCTGCGGTGGACGGTGAAGTCGACCCGCACACTCGCGCGGGAGCTTGCCCGGACCGGGCACAAAGTCAGTGCGGACACCGTCGCGGACCTGCTGCGGGAGGAAGGCTTCAGTCTGCAGGCCAACGCCAAGACCATCGAGGGCAGCCAACATCCCGACCGGGACGCGCAGTTCCGCTATCTCAACGAGCAGGCCCGCGATCACCGGGACGCCGGCCAGCCGGTGATCAGCGTGGACACCAAGAAGAAGGAACTCGTGGGCGACTTCAAGAACAACGGCCGCCAGTGGCGGCCGACGGGTGAGCCGGAACCGGTGAACGTCCATGACTTCGCAGACCCCCAGCTCGGCAAGGCCGTCCCCTATGGGATCTACGATCTGACGGCGAACACCGGCTGGGTCAACGTGGGCACCGATCACGACACCGCCGCGTTCGCGGTGGAATCGATCCGCCGCTGGTGGTCCGGCCAGGGCCGGGCCGCCTACCCGCAGGCGACTCGACTGCTCATCACCGCCGACGCGGGCGGCTCGAACGGCTACCGCACCCGGGCCTGGAAGCTCGAACTCGCCCGGCTCGCGGCCGAAACAGGATTGACGATCACCGTGTGCCACCTGCCGCCGGGCACATCGAAGTGGAACAAGATCGAGCACCGGCTCTTCTCGCACATCACCATGAACTGGCGCGGCCGCCCGCTGACCAGCCACGAAGTCATCGTCCAGTCCATCGCCGCGACCACCACTCGTACCGGACTGCGCGTCATGGCCGAGCTGGACACCAACCTCTACCCCACCGGAGTCCAGATCGGCGACGCGGAGATGGCTGCCCTGCCGCTGACCCGACACGCCTTCCACGGCGACTGGAACTATGCCCTGCACCCCCGGCCCTGCCCAGCCATCCCAGCACCCCGGGCTCCGCAGAGGCCGGCCCCGGCGTGGGACCACGCTCTCCTGTCCGACCCCGCCCTGACCGGCATGTCCCGGCAGCAACTGAGCGATCTCACCGACACTTTGGCCCTCGACGGCGACGTCAAGCGCGGCCGCCCGCCCCGGCTCACCTTCCCCGACCAGGTCCTGGCAGCCGTCCTTCACCTCCGGGTCGCCCTGGCCGCGGAACCCCTCGCCGTGCTGTTCGACAGCAGCCGGACCGCGATGCACCGCACCCTGCTAAAGATCAGGAGACTGTTCGATGCCCACGGCATCAGCGTCCCCCCGGCGACCACTCCACCCGCAGCCCTCGCACCCCTCCATGCCCAGGTCATCACCCTGACCAACGACCCCAACAGCAAGATCAAGACGCCATGTTGA
- a CDS encoding CGNR zinc finger domain-containing protein: MALGMATVAYELRFDAGRISLDLLATTHPEERLDSTEVLCAWIVGSGLVPDGTDLTHADPSWLVGFRELRGRIGQLVRGAPGPGYDLALAHVNDVARAAPPAPRAVRDEDGALVRELDGPPGCAALLGAIARDAVGLLTDPVARAAIRECEGDNCPIVYLDTSRGRRRRWCSSEVCGNRERVARHRRRAALSRS, translated from the coding sequence ATGGCACTGGGTATGGCCACGGTCGCGTACGAGCTGCGGTTCGACGCCGGACGGATCAGCCTCGACCTCCTCGCGACCACCCACCCCGAGGAACGCCTCGACTCGACGGAGGTGCTGTGCGCCTGGATCGTCGGTTCGGGGCTGGTGCCGGACGGGACCGACCTGACGCACGCGGACCCCTCCTGGCTCGTCGGCTTCCGGGAACTGCGCGGCCGGATCGGGCAGTTGGTGCGAGGTGCGCCCGGACCCGGCTACGACCTCGCGCTCGCCCACGTCAACGACGTCGCCCGTGCCGCACCTCCGGCCCCGCGCGCGGTGCGGGACGAGGACGGCGCGCTGGTGCGTGAGTTGGACGGTCCGCCCGGCTGTGCGGCACTGCTCGGGGCCATCGCCAGGGACGCCGTAGGGCTGCTGACGGACCCGGTCGCACGGGCGGCGATCAGAGAGTGCGAAGGGGACAACTGCCCCATCGTCTATCTGGATACATCACGGGGACGAAGGAGGCGCTGGTGCTCCAGTGAGGTCTGTGGGAACCGCGAAAGAGTGGCCCGGCATCGGAGGCGGGCCGCTCTCTCGCGCAGCTGA